The Manihot esculenta cultivar AM560-2 chromosome 8, M.esculenta_v8, whole genome shotgun sequence genomic interval ACATCCAAAGAAACCAATTTGTCAAGTTTCCCCAATTCAGGGGGCAGTGGTCCTTGGAGATGATTGTAGCTCAAATTTAAGGCTATTTGTAAGTTCCGAATGCGACCAATCTCTGGAGGGATATGTCCAGTCAAATAGTTGCTGCCCATTTGCAATTCCAGAAGTTTCATGCAGTTCCCAATCTCATGAGGTATCTCACCTTTTATTGAATTCTGACCCAAAAGCAAGTATTGCAATCTTGACATGTCACAGATTTCGTTCGGTATAGAgccatttaatttattattgctAACATCCAGCTTGTTAAGACTCTTGCTCCCAAGAATTGGTTTTGGAATATCTCCAAACAAATTGTTACCTGAAAGGATCAATTCCTGCAAATTTGCAAGCTGTCCAAGCTCAGAAGGAATGACTCCACTAAATCCATTTGAGGCCAGATTTAGAAGAGTGAGATTAGAGCATTGAGAAAACTCTGAGATAATATCACCAGATAAATGATTATCATCTGCTTCAAAATATGTGAGGCCACTAACATTCCCAATTGTCTTAGGAAGAACTCCTTCAAGAACATTGTTGCCGATTCGGATGCTAGAAAGGCCCCTGCAGTTTCCAACTAATTCAGGAAGTCCTCCACTAAATCCATTCTGGGTAAGAACTAAAACTTCCAACTTTCCCATCACAAAAATGCTACTAGGTATAGGCCCTCTAAGCTGGTTTGAGTGAAGGTTCAACAACTTCAACTCAGAAACCGAACCGAGATTATCAGGAATTTCACCACCCAATTCATTCTCATAGGCTGTGAAAACTCTCAGGCTTGTCAAATTACCCACCCAAGATGGAATAGAGCCATTGATGTTATTACTAGAAATTTGAAATTCCTCTAAGCTTTCTAGACCCTCAAGCTCATCAGGTATCTCTCCTACTAGCAAGTTATTGGAAAGGTTCAGTGATTTAAGGCTTCTAAGACTACCCAACTCCAAGGGAATCAAACCTTCAAACTTATTTAAAGACAAATCAAGGAACTCAAGCTGTGACAATTTGCCAAAGGCTGAAGGAATTAGACCATGAAAGTTATTGCCAGAAAGATCAAGCCACGTCAAAGCTTTGAGCTCAGAGATCATGGTCACATTACCTTGAAGGTCTAGCCTAGGAAGAGCAAGCCTTTCAACCAATGATTGATTCAAGTTGCATCCAATGCCACGCCAGTTGCAGAAATTTGTGCCGTTGTCACCCCACCCAGGAACTTTAATCTCTTTATTAATGAGTAACAGTGTAGCTTGATCATTGAACTGAGCAGTCACTAGCTGGGACTTCGATAGAAACCCAACCAGCAAAAGATAAGACAAGCACAAAATTGCCATTATTGAGTCCTATTTCTTTCTGGATTAAGCGTGCTTCAATGCAAGAACTCAAATTTTCTTCACACACCAGCTGAGGAACATTACTATGTACAAAAATCAAACTTCCCCACAATGATAAAATTTCTCTTTGGATCAAAGAAtcagaatttaaaataaacccACTTCAGTGAAGAATCAGAACTTAGAGCCAAAAGCAACTGACAATGTTTCAGtttcaccaaaaaaaaaaaaaagaagaaaaacccAGAAATGCAAACCCCAATTCACCGTCCAACATTTCAAAGAAAACCCATTTAACAGAATCGAAAGAAATGCAAAATGGACAAATCCCTCTGATTTAGGAGCAGAGGGAAATGCTTGAATCAAAGAAATGTAATGAAAAACCAAAGACCCAAGTCGAAGGAAGACAAGAGAGCTAAAACAAGaacaagaaaacaaaaagaagcaTAACAATAGGCCTGCATTATAGAACATGGGCTGTAAATGCATCCATTCAAATAAACCACAAAGACCCAGaagaaaacaagaagaaaaacaCTCGAGAGGGTtatgcaagtgaaagaaaatgCAGAATAGAGAAGCAAGAAAAGAGAGGAGAAAAGATTGATATCTACTGATGTCTCTCACGTAAAGGCTTATTGTTGAGGAGAAAAGAGCAGTGATGGTGGCGTGATGAGTGAATGAAGGCTGCAAAAAAATCTCTCCTTTACTGTGAGACTGAAACtattatgaaggttttgatagTTTCAAGGACACAGAAGCTATTTTTGCTGAGTTTATTTTCTGTATGAACATTACAATGAAGGGGCAGCCCCACCTTTTCTTTGGACGGTGATGATAATGTCTATGCTTTGCTTCTACTGTGTTTCTTTTTAACTTATTTACAGCCCAATGGCTTCCCCTTTTcatttccataaaaaaatatttttgaaattttttttaaaacggaAATTGAAAACGGAGagaatttgagattttttaattttattttatgataaaattaaatttatgaatgtaatttttttttaatatttaaaatatattttttataaaatttattaattaattgatatttgatattattataaaattaaatttttttattttataaaaaaaatcattgacctctttaaatatttatactttttataatttttaattttatatattattcaatttatataattttaaatatctatattaacactaatatataaatttattaaatttttatttttaaattacaacttaatgaaaaataaattattttgttagaatatattttttataaaaactattttttaaatataaatattttcaaaaaatataaatccaatctaaaaatattatttaattttattatgtacaaaatttgaaaaattaacaattagacataaaacataatcattcttcttaagaaaatatttttttgtttattgacaaaattaaaaataatatggtTTATGTAACTGAGTCCAATACTGTGTTTATTGAACTTATTAAATACactaatttatcaatttaatttaattcttttctattaaatttttatataaaatgaaaaattattttttaaaatttatataattttttatttctaaataaaaaaattatatagttatTTTAGTATGTGAACATTTAGTTTCTTTTTAAAGTAGATAATTTTACTAAACTGCAGGaccaaatattaaattttctaaaattaaccATATTTTAAACTTCTTTTAAAGATAATCACAGGACGACAGCACTGTATCAAAAGAAAACGCGACAACCCGCTTACATTCAAACAAGTGGCGAGTTGTTAAAGGGCCATGTCCTTAGTTTCGTCGGATGGTTTGCATGTCCTATCACAGCACTGTAACTGTATAAAAtactttgttttgtttttcgaAGACTACACTTTGTCCTCTAATTGTTCTCGTGTTGTCATTCttccatttaaaatatattatttcaacataattattttaagtataattaataattggcTGCATACCAAATTTGACATTGTTAAATTGGTGTAATATAAGAATATTAAtgagaattatttaattaaatatataaataaaaaattgaaagatttttcgtacatattaaaattatatatatatagctcaTTTATTGGAACACAAATAATTCCAAATTAGTTGAAATCGATTGTATAAATCTTTATTGTCATTATTATGCATAAATCCTATCAAATTGATGAAAAATGTATTTGTGAAATATTCCTTTGCACCAATTTTTGTGctatttaatttgttttcttGTTATATATCcagctttttttttaattaaagaaaatttttttttgaatcaataattaaagaaatttttattgtttcaattttaaaaaaatataaaaaaatttaataattaatttctttattaattttaaccgttaaatattgtaaaaaaaaaattagaataattCTAATAGGAATGaactaattattaaatttttaaaaatttataaaatcaactaataaattttttaaaattatagaaattaagtagtaaaatatttaatggcaAAAATAATGAAAAGACTAAGTAATAGATCTTTTAAAACGTTAGagagattttaatatattttttaaaaataactaattaatggATGTAACGATTCAGAAATCGAACCGCTATTGGCACTAAAATTCAGAttaacttaaggtcgccgaaacctatagcaaacctactatacatcttgggtacctgttaaaatctcatacataatcataaattatcataaaaatttaaacatttcatgaaatcaAGCTCAACTTGTACATGTATCatactgaaaatataaaactcatactagagccctcatcaaatgctagAAGTTAACATCACATACCTCAAGTTTAATCCAAATataattcataattaaaaatttttacatactgatcatgttaacagggattacaaaggtaaagaaaattagggccaagcacaattctaatccattaaacaatacatgtccataactattctattacatcaaACTATACAAGCTATTATGCCGACTTCCCGAGCTATccttgatcctgcaaacctggggttaggggaaatggATAACctataagagcctagtgagcagaacataaaaacagtttaataaacatatactcgtatgaatgcgtcacaacacaaacaattcacatcaagatggacttgtcaccagtaaccctctacataatccaatgtgctcggccctcgacggtgtaatacccggctagaccccgacattggaattcctattttccggtagaatctcggatgtcggaaaccctctagaagggaaaaatcatgtttttataaatgtttttatggttttaagtaacaaagaattgagttttgaaagaaaaaggacaaaggagaaaaatccaggttcggccgccaaacttggtggagttgcggaggcacttttggcttccgaaggtggtctggccagccacctataaaaggcctcctgtccgaaaatgggcgagttttctctctctattttcgggcaaggtgagtctccgccacccctttgatgattttgtgttttctcctcaaatcctacaagtttttaacaagttttagcttggttttgaagtttttaagcaaagatcgaagtttggaagcttggagacctagggaacccgttttccccaaatctccaagctGGGTCAcgtcttctctcgatcttcaagaggtaagcgtcgatcctcgcCTCCTTCGATgtcttaagtaagttttatgaaggtttatggggtagaaatgcatgtttaggttagttgtaaaaATGTTAGTTTAAGGATAAATGTATGCTAAAATGAGTTGCTatattgatgtttgttggggtttaggttagttttatgcccctatatgcttgagaatgggtttatgcatgttgtagaatagccaaatgcatgtttggaaggttagGGAGGCGTAAATGTTcataagggctgagttctgccatttctggaagaactcaggttcagcagccgaaggcactttcggccgccgaacctacctgtggtggcacttttggccgcctaagcttgcccccgaaagtttggactttcggctttggagggcagtttcggccgccgaaggtgccgccgaacatgcatgagtttcggatctggaaggaaccttcggccgccgaaggtgccgccgaaggtgcatggctttcggctttggagggactttcggccgccgaacttgccgctgaaagtgccatgttcagccttcctttgcatgttttctatgaatgttttatgatgttttagggggtttttggggagttgtttagagttatgttagtgtatgtttggtccctcatttgagtccacctgtgtaggttcggacccgaggaaccgaggaccccagtagtgagatagctgcttttcagtcagttcagagtcagccagaggtgagtagaactaactaatctcttatttcaagaaattaaatattttaagcatgattcatgcattatgatatataataggttgattgcattagaactcacgaatatgacgcattgcattattcattatgggtgtggatggacaacaggacgactcactagccctctAGATTTTcattgtatgtaacagaagtcctgaggagccccaccgagggccggacacagagcttattgtatgtaacagaagtcctgaagagctccttcgagggccgggcacagagtagagggaattTTGGGTCAattcatccgtgatgtgaattaattgtgttgtgatgcattccatgaaagcatgttttatattaatcttttattattctgctcactgggctttttagctcaccccctcccttaaccccaggcttgtaggttcaggatagaccggggagTCTTCGAGGCTAAaggttgtttatgtaatagttttagtATGGACATGATTTGTGAAATGTTATAAAGTGTAATGTAATATAAAGAGATGagtattagtattgtgcttggccctatggtctgttgtaatcccttttatacatgatctgtttttgttaatgttttaatgatgttggtgttgaaccaagcttgtctTATGAGATgtggacccaactagagcatttgatgagggctctagtatggggtttataTATGACAGGTATAATGTATGCGAGACAGGCTTGGTATatggaaaagtttaaaatttttatgtaaatatatgatcatgtatgagattttatcaggtatacaggttgcatgttaggcttgctacgggtcccggcgaccttaagtcgatttggatcctagcgctggtagcggtccggtttccgggtcgttacagacggAGCTTCTCAAGattttcgcttaaacataacataacatatccataatgctaggggcgtagaatggacctcacctggactttcccttacatattgtcaggggcgtagaatgggcctcacctggacttccgtatcgtatcgtatcgtatcatatcatctcgagggctagtgggtcatccaatatccatccacattaacaataaattatgcagtgcatcatattcgtgaattctaatgcaaacatcctaatgcataaacatggcattcgtgatacataaacatgcttaaaagttttattactttaaaaccatagattagtttagttttactcacctctggctgacgtttGCCTAACaatgatgcagctaactcactgaaggcctctatggtctccaaggtccaatcctacatagatggactcaaatgagggaccaaacataactattacaaaactttaaacaactccctaaaaaccccccttaaacataccaaaacatgcacataaaacaagcaaagaaaggctaggcaggggactttcggcggcaggttcggcaaccgaaggtcccacacagatccaaaagtcagggactttcggaggcaggttcggtggcctaagcccttcacagatccgaaagtcagggactttcagaGGCGGGTTCGATGGCCGAAACCCatcacagattcgaaagtcatactttcgggggcagattaggcggccaaaaggctgcctccacaagcaggttagGAGGCTAAAccttccttcggcagccgaacctgggttctccagcaaggtagaacccgattctgccctatgcataCAGCCACCCAACTCTCCAATCC includes:
- the LOC110621429 gene encoding leucine-rich repeat receptor-like tyrosine-protein kinase PXC3, whose protein sequence is MAILCLSYLLLVGFLSKSQLVTAQFNDQATLLLINKEIKVPGWGDNGTNFCNWRGIGCNLNQSLVERLALPRLDLQGNVTMISELKALTWLDLSGNNFHGLIPSAFGKLSQLEFLDLSLNKFEGLIPLELGSLRSLKSLNLSNNLLVGEIPDELEGLESLEEFQISSNNINGSIPSWVGNLTSLRVFTAYENELGGEIPDNLGSVSELKLLNLHSNQLRGPIPSSIFVMGKLEVLVLTQNGFSGGLPELVGNCRGLSSIRIGNNVLEGVLPKTIGNVSGLTYFEADDNHLSGDIISEFSQCSNLTLLNLASNGFSGVIPSELGQLANLQELILSGNNLFGDIPKPILGSKSLNKLDVSNNKLNGSIPNEICDMSRLQYLLLGQNSIKGEIPHEIGNCMKLLELQMGSNYLTGHIPPEIGRIRNLQIALNLSYNHLQGPLPPELGKLDKLVSLDVSNNQLSGTIPQSFKGMLSLIEVNFSNNLLSGPIPTFAPFQKSPNSSFLGNKGLCGDPLSILCGNSYASGHVNYHHKVSYRIILAVIGSGLAVFVSVTVVVLLFMMRERQEKDAKTAGVADDVANDRPTILAGHVFVENLRQAIDFDAVVKATLKDSNKLTNGTFSIVYKAVMPSGMILAVRRLKSMDRTIIHHQNKMIRELERLSKLCHDNLVRPIGYVIYEDVALLLHHYLPNGTLAQLVHESSKQPEYEPDWPTRLSIAIGVAEGLAFLHHVAVIHLDISSGNVLLDADFRPLVGEIEISKLLDPSKGTASISAVAGSFGYIPPEYAYTMQVTAPGNVYSYGVVLLEILTTRLPVDEDFGEGVDLVKWVHGAPARGETPEQILDAKLSTVSFGWRREMLAALKVALLCTDSTPAKRPKMKKVVEMLQEIKQS